In one Mus caroli chromosome 14, CAROLI_EIJ_v1.1, whole genome shotgun sequence genomic region, the following are encoded:
- the LOC110309716 gene encoding olfactory receptor 5AU1 yields MERTNLSHEMEFELLGLTSDPQLQKLLFVVFLVMYAITVLGNLVMFFLIHVSTTLHTPMYSLLKSLSLLDFCYSSTVVPQTLMNFLVERKIISYYGCMVQMFFYAGFATSECYLIAAMAYDRYVAVCSPLLYQTIVSPNVCASLIGGSHGAGFLNSLIHTSCIFSLNFCGAHVVTHFFCDGPPILSLSCVDTSLCEILLFIFAGFNLLSCTLTILVSYLLIFIAILQMRSNQGRFKAFSTCSSHLTAVCFFFGTTLFMYLRPKSSYSLTQDRIVAVIYTVVIPMLNPLIYSLRNKDVKEALRRVWGWKSMG; encoded by the coding sequence ATGGAAAGAACTAACCTGAGTCACGAGATGGAGTTTGAACTCTTGGGCCTCACCAGTGACCCCCAGCTCCAGAAGCTGCTCTTTGTTGTGTTCCTGGTCATGTACGCCATCACTGTGCTGGGGAACCTGGTCATGTTCTTTCTCATCCATGTGAGTACCACCCTTCACACGCCTATGTACTCTCTCCTCAAGAGCCTTTCACTCCTGGATTTCTGCTATTCTTCTACAGTGGTTCCCCAGACCCTGATGAACTTCTTGGTTGAGAGAAAAATAATCTCTTACTATGGCTGCATGGTTCAAATGTTCTTTTATGCAGGCTTCGCCACCAGTGAGTGCTATCTCATCGCCgcaatggcctatgaccgctatgttgcTGTCTGCAGTCCTCTCCTCTATCAGACCATAGTGTCACCCAATGTCTGTGCCTCTCTGATCGGGGGCTCCCATGGAGCAGGATTTCTCAATTCTCTTATCCATACAAGCTGCATCTTCAGTCTGAACTTCTGTGGTGCTCATGTGGTCACTCATTTCTTCTGTGACGGACCGCCCATTCTGTCCCTGTCTTGTGTGGACACTTCGCTGTGTGAGATCTTGCTCTTCATCTTTGCGGGCTTCAACCTTTTGAGCTGTACTCTCACCATCTTGGTCTCCTATTTACTAATTTTCATTGCCATCCTACAAATGCGTTCAAACCAGGGCAGATTCAAGGCATTCTCCACCTGctcttcccacctcactgctgTGTGCTTCTTTTTTGGCACAACACTTTTTATGTACCTGCGCCCTAAGTCCAGCTACTCCTTGACCCAGGACCGCATAGTTGCTGTGATCTACACAGTGGTAATCCCAATGCTGAACCCCTTAATCTACTCTTTGAGAAACAAGGATGTGAAGGAG